The Plasmodium cynomolgi strain B DNA, chromosome 5, whole genome shotgun sequence genome segment CTCACTCAGGGGAGTTACCTACTGGGGTGCGTGTGCCGATGCATCGTCATGTATGACCCATCGTGCCAATGTATCGTCACGTATGACCCATCGTGTGAGTATTTCCCAGCCTTTACAAACCCCCCCATGTAGAaactctccccctttttccaccGGGCCCCTCAACACTGCAGATACAACCTCTGGATTTTATCAACCCCCGCGTACTACCTATTGATGAGCAAAGCTTCAGTGTAAAAACGGGAGATAAGATACGCTACTCTTGTTATGGGGTTGGGGGGCATGAGTGGGATGTATTGtgcccccccccacacatTGTCCTAGCGAGAGGGGAATATACCCACGTTTAGGTATCCCCCCCAGGGAAGAAAAGCCGCTCCGTTTTTCCCTTCCAGGGGTACGCagcaaaatgttcatttttttcttctattttttttttctatttttttttttcttttccccaagGCATTTTACCCACTTGTACGTGCACTTCTCGaaccttttaattttgataTGTAATAGGTGGAGCGGGCGAGCTATGCAGATCCCCGTTGCAGTCACGCGTGCATCATTAGGGCGTTTGCATGCTCATGTGATGTTATTTACGCAACTTTGCCATTtctgtattattttttttttttttttttttttcttttcctttttcaagaTTTGGTGCACGTCATTTCGGAGAAGAAGTACGAAGCCATGGAATCCAGGCACCCCTACTTGGATATGGAGTGACTTCTTTCGCATCAGATGGAATGTTCTCACTAAGGTGAACTATGCGTGTTAATGGCATAGGCAGGTGATGGGAGGAAGCGTTTCTGATGAGAGCTAGCTAGTTTTACGAGGAGAAAAGAagctccccatttttgttacCCACACATCCATCTGTTGCAAAGCGGTACTCGAATCGctacacatatgcacagctcgattttttttttttttttggtattgTGCGAGTCTTTTTAagtgttcattttgtgaGGTTCCCCAGATTTGCGGCAACCGTTGTGTGGCCCTCCTCCGCGATTGGAAGTTTGCCGCGATTGGAAGTTTGCCGCGTTTGGAAGTTTGCCTCGTTTGGAAGTTttccgcctccccccccggtGCTTCCAGCCCAACCATCACGCTGTGCCAAGCATGCTCTGGCTTGAAGGAGGTACCTTTCAAGATAGCCATTTTTCTGCAACCCccagcaaaaaatatgtattatgtGAAAAAGTATGAACATAAGCTGCTCAGTGAAACGTTGCGATTTTTAGGATTTACAGTAAAGTGGGGAATTCACGAAAATGGCTACTGGATGACTAATTTGAATTACTCCTTTGACTATATGTTGTCCAATTTagtgataaaatattttaaggaAAAGAGTAAGTAGAGCGATCCTTTTGGAAGGGGGCATTACGCCTCTCCGTTAGAGTACCTCCCCGTGTAGGGGTCTTCACATGTGCACACCTTAATGGGCATGActccacacacacatgtgcaacTGTTTCCCACCTTTGCAGAAGTCAAATCGGTTATAGACGTAGGGTGTGGGTACGGGCACTACGTGAACGAATTAAACTTTCACAAAATAAGGGCAGTGGGCGTTGACGGGAATTTTAAGCTAGTCAATCTTCTCAAAAAtggtatgttttttttttgttcagcgTGAGTGTTCTGCGCTGTGGAGCATACACACTTGGagtagtttattttttttttttttcccttatagAGGACATCTTCTCACTGGACGCCACGAATGAGTACTTCGTAGCGGAAATACTGAACAAAGTGAACGACTCGAATAGGAAGGAGCATGCGAAGGATGACAGATTCTTGGACGTGAACAAAGTCATAAAAAAGGCCGCAGAAATTGGCAGGAGCGTTCTCCACTTTGACTACGTATTATGCTTAAACGTGGGGGAGTATATTCCCAAGGTAAGTTTGGAGAGGGGGGTGGTGAGGGGTTATACGCATAGGCAAATGCGTCTACATCACATGTCTGATTAGCGCGCTCAGCGAAATTACGCCACTGAGTGATGATCGCGTGGTCACAACACAACCGACTCGTTCCCACttgcagaaaaaagaagaagcgtTTCTTAAAAACTTGGACAGACTAAACAGCAggggaattattttatcGTGGGACATTCCAAATACCTTCAACACGGGGacgataaatgaaaagagcGAGGAGGAAATTCTTGACCTTTTTTTGAACGCTTATAATTACACCTATGATGAAAAGAGCAGTGCATTCTTCCGGAAAAACTGCAGCAACGATGCTCTCAAAAAttgcatatacatttttgagaaGCGCAGAGGGTAGCTCTCTTCCCACTCCATTAGTCAAGCGCATTGTGTGTATTTAAATATGTCACGAGGCGGATACCATTTGTTATCCATTATCTGTAATCTgctatttgtttgtttgttttttttttcccgttatGCTATTTTGCTTCGTTCCTTTTTACTTCCATCGCCCACGTTCACGGAGCTAGCTCACCATAGTGTGTAAATGGGCGCAGCGCGTGCGTGGCTATGTTGGGTGAACCCTCGGCGATTCTTTGGCACACCCTGCGTTATACTGCGCGCGCACTTTATGCATAACTGGTGTATCACCCGTCTGGGTTCTTCCCCATGCTAACTGAAGAACCGCATCAACTCCAAGCATACAAAATGTTAACACATTtgtgaaaaggaaaaaaaaaaaaaaaaaaaaagttggcacCTGACCTGTGCAGGTAAACAGCCAAAAACGCTCGGAAATTTTTGCGCCAAtatgggaaaaaggaaaaacaaaaaaataacaaaaaaaaaaaaaaataacaacaaagACGACACNNNNNNNNNNAAGTTAGGCACCTGACCTGTGCAGGTAAACAGCCAAAAACGCTCGGAAATTTTTGCGCCaatatgggaaaaaaggaaaaaaaatacaaaaaaatacaaaaaaaaaaaaaaaaaaaatacacaagcGCACAACAAATGCATAACACATATCACACACGCATGTCTGTGTCAAACGAACGAC includes the following:
- a CDS encoding hypothetical protein (putative) — encoded protein: MYYVKKYEHKLLSETLRFLGFTVKWGIHENGYWMTNLNYSFDYMLSNLVIKYFKEKKVKSVIDVGCGYGHYVNELNFHKIRAVGVDGNFKLVNLLKNEDIFSLDATNEYFVAEILNKVNDSNRKEHAKDDRFLDVNKVIKKAAEIGRSVLHFDYVLCLNVGEYIPKKKEEAFLKNLDRLNSRGIILSWDIPNTFNTGTINEKSEEEILDLFLNAYNYTYDEKSSAFFRKNCSNDALKNCIYIFEKRRG